In the genome of Entelurus aequoreus isolate RoL-2023_Sb linkage group LG08, RoL_Eaeq_v1.1, whole genome shotgun sequence, one region contains:
- the lmf1 gene encoding lipase maturation factor 1 isoform X1 has product MAASADNSGASVRRRRLEGGLTEAKFADGSKKDATNTDETADKEKKLQTLQTGSFWLTRIVLLRSIAFIYFVAFSVAYNQNKQLIGNNGLMPCKSYLNNVKRYVGGKIGLAALAYTPSILWFLDWNNMDHNLDGIALLGMVLSGFVLMTGMANMVIMVSLWVLYHSLVNVGQLWYSFGWESQLLETGFLAIFLCPVWTLSQVPRRCPPSLICIWTFRWLIVRIMLGAGLIKIRGDKCWRDLTCMDYHYETQPVPNPMSYYMHRSPLWFHRFETLSNHFIELIVPFFTFLGRRMRIINGLVQILFQAALIVSGNLSFLNWLTIVPSLACFDDASLGFLFCSRGGAMKTVLEIQKEDKNGQTLKPTKGMRIRQVFNVSLGILIGCLSVPVLMNLLSPRQVMNTSFDPLRIVNTYGAFGSITKERTEVIFQGTLSEDPKDPKAVWEEYQFLCKPGDVYRRPCLISPYHYRLDWLMWFAAFQTYEQSEWIIHIAGRLLANDSTVLSLLDHNPYKDGGVPRWVRGEHFKYKFSQPGSARAAEGKWWLRKRIGAYFPPLDLEGLRGYFQSRNWPHPHIPTQKT; this is encoded by the exons ATGGCGGCCTCCGCTGACAACAGTGGTGCATCCGTGAGAAGAAGACGTCTTGAAGGTGGTTTAACAGAAGCAAAGTTTGCAGACGGAAGCAAAAAAGATGCTACAAACACAGACGAAACTGCCGACAAAGAAAAGAAGCTCCAGACGTTACAAACAGGGAGTTTCTGGCTCACTCGCATTGTGCTGCTGCGCTCCATAGCCTTTATTTACT TTGTGGCGTTCAGTGTCGCATACAACCAGAATAAACAACTGATAGGCAACAACGGCCTGATGCCCTGCAAAAGCTACCTCAATAACGTCAAGCGCTATGTGGGAGGAAAGATTGGCTTGGCCGCCCTGGCGTACACCCCCTCCATCCTCTGGTTCTTGGATTGGAACAATATGGACCACAACTTGGATGGTATTGCCCTTTTGGGGATGGTGCTGTCCGGGTTTGTTTTGATGACGGGGATGGCCAATATGGTGATCATGGTGTCATTGTGGGTGCTCTACCACTCCCTGGTTAATGTGGGACAACTGTG GTACTCCTTTG GCTGGGAGAGTCAGCTGTTGGAAACtgggtttttggccatttttctatgTCCAGTGTGGACTCTGTCTCAAGTCCCCCGTCGCTGTCCCCCCTCCCTCATCTGCATCTGGACCTTCAGGTGGCTCATTGTCCGTATCATGCTCGGAGCA GGCCTTATTAAAATCAGAGGGGACAAATGCTGGAGGGACCTCACTTGCATGGATTATCATTACGAG ACACAGCCTGTTCCAAACCCCATGTCCTACTATATGCATCGCTCCCCTTTGTGGTTCCATCGCTTCGAGACATTGTCCAACCACTTCATCGAGCTCATTGTCCCCTTCTTCACCTTCCTGGGCAGGCGGATGCGTATCATTAATGGCCTTGTGCAGATTCTGTTCCAG GCGGCTCTGATTGTGAGTGGGAACCTCAGTTTCCTCAACTGGTTGACCATTGTTCCAAGCTTGGCCTGTTTTGATGACGCATCTTTGGGCTTCTTGTTTTGCTCCAGAGGTGGAGCTATGAAAACTGTGCTGGAGATTCAAAAAGAGGACAAAAATGGACAAACCCTCAAACCCACCAAAG ggaTGCGGATCCGTCAGGTGTTCAACGTGTCTTTGGGCATTCTGATTGGTTGCCTTAGTGTTCCGGTGCTGATGAATTTGCTGAGTCCCAGACAAGTGATGAACACGTCCTTTGACCCGCTGCGCATCGTCAATACCTATGGGGCCTTTGGCAG CATTACCAAGGAGCGCACTGAGGTGATTTTCCAAGGCACTCTGAGTGAGGATCCCAAGGACCCAAAGGCAGTTTGGGAGGAATATCAGTTCTTGTGCAAACCGGGAGACGTGTACCGACGGCCATGCCTCATTTCCCCATATCACTACCGCTTGGACTGGCTCATGTGGTTCGCTGCCTTCCAG ACCTATGAGCAGAGTGAGTGGATCATTCACATAGCAGGACGCCTGCTAGCCAATGATAGCACTGTTCTGTCCTTGCTGGACCACAACCCATACAAGGACGGAGGTGTCCCCAG ATGGGTTCGAGGGGAACATTTCAAATATAAGTTCAGCCAACCAGGCAGTGCGCGGGCAGCTGAGGGTAAGTGGTGGCTGAGAAAACGCATCGGTGCCTACTTCCCGCCTTTGGACTTGGAGGGACTCAGGGGCTACTTCCAGTCCAGGAACTGGCCCCACCCGCATATACCAACACAGAAGACCTGA
- the lmf1 gene encoding lipase maturation factor 1 isoform X2 — MWDNCGWESQLLETGFLAIFLCPVWTLSQVPRRCPPSLICIWTFRWLIVRIMLGAGLIKIRGDKCWRDLTCMDYHYETQPVPNPMSYYMHRSPLWFHRFETLSNHFIELIVPFFTFLGRRMRIINGLVQILFQAALIVSGNLSFLNWLTIVPSLACFDDASLGFLFCSRGGAMKTVLEIQKEDKNGQTLKPTKGMRIRQVFNVSLGILIGCLSVPVLMNLLSPRQVMNTSFDPLRIVNTYGAFGSITKERTEVIFQGTLSEDPKDPKAVWEEYQFLCKPGDVYRRPCLISPYHYRLDWLMWFAAFQTYEQSEWIIHIAGRLLANDSTVLSLLDHNPYKDGGVPRWVRGEHFKYKFSQPGSARAAEGKWWLRKRIGAYFPPLDLEGLRGYFQSRNWPHPHIPTQKT, encoded by the exons ATGTGGGACAACTGTG GCTGGGAGAGTCAGCTGTTGGAAACtgggtttttggccatttttctatgTCCAGTGTGGACTCTGTCTCAAGTCCCCCGTCGCTGTCCCCCCTCCCTCATCTGCATCTGGACCTTCAGGTGGCTCATTGTCCGTATCATGCTCGGAGCA GGCCTTATTAAAATCAGAGGGGACAAATGCTGGAGGGACCTCACTTGCATGGATTATCATTACGAG ACACAGCCTGTTCCAAACCCCATGTCCTACTATATGCATCGCTCCCCTTTGTGGTTCCATCGCTTCGAGACATTGTCCAACCACTTCATCGAGCTCATTGTCCCCTTCTTCACCTTCCTGGGCAGGCGGATGCGTATCATTAATGGCCTTGTGCAGATTCTGTTCCAG GCGGCTCTGATTGTGAGTGGGAACCTCAGTTTCCTCAACTGGTTGACCATTGTTCCAAGCTTGGCCTGTTTTGATGACGCATCTTTGGGCTTCTTGTTTTGCTCCAGAGGTGGAGCTATGAAAACTGTGCTGGAGATTCAAAAAGAGGACAAAAATGGACAAACCCTCAAACCCACCAAAG ggaTGCGGATCCGTCAGGTGTTCAACGTGTCTTTGGGCATTCTGATTGGTTGCCTTAGTGTTCCGGTGCTGATGAATTTGCTGAGTCCCAGACAAGTGATGAACACGTCCTTTGACCCGCTGCGCATCGTCAATACCTATGGGGCCTTTGGCAG CATTACCAAGGAGCGCACTGAGGTGATTTTCCAAGGCACTCTGAGTGAGGATCCCAAGGACCCAAAGGCAGTTTGGGAGGAATATCAGTTCTTGTGCAAACCGGGAGACGTGTACCGACGGCCATGCCTCATTTCCCCATATCACTACCGCTTGGACTGGCTCATGTGGTTCGCTGCCTTCCAG ACCTATGAGCAGAGTGAGTGGATCATTCACATAGCAGGACGCCTGCTAGCCAATGATAGCACTGTTCTGTCCTTGCTGGACCACAACCCATACAAGGACGGAGGTGTCCCCAG ATGGGTTCGAGGGGAACATTTCAAATATAAGTTCAGCCAACCAGGCAGTGCGCGGGCAGCTGAGGGTAAGTGGTGGCTGAGAAAACGCATCGGTGCCTACTTCCCGCCTTTGGACTTGGAGGGACTCAGGGGCTACTTCCAGTCCAGGAACTGGCCCCACCCGCATATACCAACACAGAAGACCTGA